The Flavobacterium faecale genome has a segment encoding these proteins:
- a CDS encoding cryptochrome/photolyase family protein, translated as MSKAKVSFFWFRRDLRLEDNVGLFNALTSDVPVIPIFIFDKAILENLPKNDARVTFIHESLQKINEALKTSGTSLLVKHGNTVAVWQELMLEYDIQGVYWNKDYEPFAIARDLSISSELKNNGIESFSFKDQVIFEESDITKADGLPYTVYTPFKNKWLAKFKTDGPLAIYDTEKHFSNFFNSNFEFPTLSTIGFEESSIKVKTHNLTKIKNYQDLRDFPAVDGTSYLSPHLRFGTVSVRKLAVWAEKTNAVFLSELIWREFFMQILFHFPKVVTNNFKSAYDGIEWRNNEEDFKRWCSGTTGYPMVDAGMRELNETGYMHNRVRMVVASFLCKHLMISWQWGEAYFAQKLLDYDLSANVGNWQWAAGTGCDAAPYFRVFNPEIQMKKFDEKGVYIRKWIPEFDLGYVGPMVEHAFARDRAIATYKAGIVK; from the coding sequence ATGAGTAAAGCTAAAGTTTCTTTTTTCTGGTTTCGAAGGGATTTACGACTCGAAGATAATGTTGGGCTTTTTAATGCACTAACCTCTGATGTTCCTGTGATTCCAATCTTTATTTTTGATAAGGCAATTTTAGAAAATTTGCCCAAAAATGATGCTCGTGTGACTTTTATTCACGAATCGCTACAGAAAATAAACGAAGCCTTGAAAACCAGCGGTACCTCGTTACTCGTCAAACATGGAAATACAGTGGCGGTTTGGCAAGAATTGATGCTTGAGTATGATATTCAGGGCGTATATTGGAACAAAGATTATGAGCCCTTTGCCATTGCCCGAGATTTGTCAATTAGTAGCGAATTAAAAAACAACGGAATAGAAAGCTTTAGTTTCAAAGATCAAGTAATTTTTGAAGAAAGCGATATCACCAAAGCCGATGGTTTGCCGTACACGGTTTATACGCCTTTCAAAAATAAATGGTTGGCCAAGTTCAAAACCGATGGCCCATTGGCTATTTATGATACAGAGAAACACTTTTCAAATTTCTTCAATTCTAATTTTGAGTTTCCTACCTTGTCAACTATCGGGTTCGAGGAAAGCAGTATAAAGGTAAAAACACACAATCTTACCAAAATTAAAAATTACCAAGACCTGAGAGATTTTCCAGCTGTTGACGGAACTTCGTATTTGTCTCCCCATTTAAGATTCGGAACCGTAAGCGTTCGTAAACTGGCAGTGTGGGCAGAAAAAACAAATGCTGTTTTCTTGTCAGAATTGATATGGAGAGAGTTTTTTATGCAAATTTTGTTTCATTTTCCCAAAGTGGTTACGAATAATTTTAAAAGCGCCTATGACGGAATCGAATGGCGTAATAATGAAGAAGATTTTAAAAGGTGGTGCTCAGGTACTACAGGTTACCCCATGGTGGACGCAGGTATGCGCGAGCTTAATGAAACGGGTTATATGCACAACCGTGTACGTATGGTCGTAGCGAGTTTTTTGTGTAAACATTTGATGATTTCATGGCAGTGGGGCGAAGCTTATTTTGCTCAAAAATTGTTGGATTATGATTTGTCTGCCAATGTAGGTAACTGGCAATGGGCAGCAGGGACTGGTTGTGATGCAGCACCGTACTTTAGGGTTTTTAATCCTGAAATTCAAATGAAAAAGTTTGATGAAAAAGGGGTATATATTCGCAAATGGATTCCAGAATTTGATCTTGGCTACGTAGGGCCAATGGTGGAGCATGCCTTTGCACGTGACCGTGCTATTGCTACATACAAGGCCGGAATTGTCAAGTAA
- a CDS encoding SRPBCC family protein: MKLYKKESVQYVDATLDECWAFFSSPKNLQKITPQDMGFQITDYDGKSMYPGQIIQYLVSPLLGLKLSWVTEITAVKDKSYFIDEQRFGPYVIWHHKHFFEATATGVKMTDVVHYGLPLGFLGRIMNTLVVKAKLNEIFAYREMAVNKLFNSK; the protein is encoded by the coding sequence ATGAAATTATATAAAAAAGAATCTGTTCAATATGTTGATGCAACATTAGACGAATGTTGGGCTTTTTTTTCGAGTCCAAAAAATTTACAAAAAATCACGCCTCAAGACATGGGCTTTCAAATCACCGATTATGATGGAAAAAGTATGTACCCAGGTCAAATTATTCAGTACCTAGTATCACCATTATTGGGATTAAAATTATCTTGGGTGACCGAGATTACTGCTGTAAAAGATAAGAGCTACTTTATTGATGAACAGCGTTTTGGTCCTTACGTAATTTGGCACCACAAACACTTTTTTGAAGCTACAGCCACAGGTGTAAAAATGACAGATGTCGTCCACTACGGACTTCCACTAGGTTTTTTGGGTCGAATAATGAATACGTTAGTCGTAAAAGCAAAGTTAAACGAAATTTTTGCCTACCGCGAAATGGCAGTTAATAAACTATTTAATTCAAAATAA
- a CDS encoding lycopene cyclase domain-containing protein: MSLYLILNIASFIIPFLYSFEKRMRFSNRWKAFIPSLAITAIFFIGWDIFFTKVGVWHFNPRYHTGLEIFGLPIEEWLFFFCIPYASLFIHFAFHYFLPKVALSPKAVFRIYAVIIAIVLPILVLNFGKWYTTVNYSLLIILLTYTVIKAPHVLQTFFITFLLILVPFALVNGILTGSFIDEPVVYYNDLENLGIRLGTIPVEDVAYAFSMLLMSLVIMDKIERKPNNLGVPR; this comes from the coding sequence ATGTCTCTTTACCTTATTCTAAATATCGCATCGTTTATAATTCCGTTTTTATACAGTTTTGAAAAACGAATGCGTTTCAGCAATCGGTGGAAAGCATTTATTCCATCTTTGGCCATCACAGCCATTTTTTTTATCGGTTGGGATATATTTTTCACCAAAGTAGGTGTCTGGCATTTCAATCCTAGGTATCATACAGGTTTAGAGATTTTTGGCCTACCCATAGAGGAGTGGTTATTTTTCTTTTGCATACCCTACGCGAGTTTGTTTATTCACTTTGCGTTTCATTATTTTTTACCCAAAGTAGCGTTAAGCCCAAAGGCTGTTTTTCGAATCTATGCGGTAATTATAGCAATAGTTTTACCTATTTTAGTGCTTAATTTTGGTAAGTGGTACACAACCGTCAATTACAGTCTATTGATTATTTTGTTGACCTATACCGTTATAAAAGCGCCACATGTTTTACAAACATTTTTCATCACGTTCTTACTTATTTTAGTGCCTTTTGCTTTGGTCAACGGAATCCTAACAGGTAGTTTTATCGATGAACCTGTGGTGTATTACAATGACCTCGAAAATTTAGGCATTCGATTAGGAACCATTCCGGTAGAGGACGTAGCATACGCTTTTTCCATGTTATTAATGTCATTAGTAATCATGGATAAGATCGAGCGCAAGCCAAATAATTTGGGTGTGCCCCGCTAA
- a CDS encoding sterol desaturase family protein, which yields MISFLITLAVFLVMECVTWLTHKYVMHGFMWYFHADHHQPKYAGIFERNDIFFVIFAIPSIVLFYLGAQAGFNHLFFIGLGITIYGFCYFMIHDVLIHQRFKWFKNSKNKYLIGLRKGHKVHHKHLGKEEGECFGMLFVPFKYWKI from the coding sequence ATGATTTCATTTTTAATCACATTAGCTGTTTTTTTAGTCATGGAGTGTGTGACTTGGTTGACACACAAATACGTTATGCATGGATTTATGTGGTATTTTCATGCCGATCACCACCAACCAAAATATGCCGGAATCTTTGAGCGCAACGATATCTTTTTTGTGATTTTTGCCATTCCGAGTATTGTGTTATTTTATCTTGGTGCTCAAGCAGGTTTTAATCATTTGTTTTTCATAGGTTTAGGAATCACAATCTACGGTTTTTGCTACTTTATGATTCATGATGTTTTAATTCATCAACGTTTCAAATGGTTCAAAAACAGCAAAAATAAATATTTAATCGGTCTAAGAAAAGGACACAAAGTACACCACAAACATTTGGGCAAAGAAGAAGGGGAGTGCTTCGGGATGCTATTTGTTCCCTTTAAATATTGGAAGATCTAA